Proteins from a single region of Nitrososphaerales archaeon:
- the rnhB gene encoding ribonuclease HII → MIVAGVDDAGRGSVMGPLVIAGVSIEESRLNGLIDLGVKDSKLLSPSKRMKLYQLIRNIAHKISYLKIPPNEIDRYVILGRKFKKLNYLEAISMAKVIDELGCDVVYVDASDVDVNRFKEQISSMLKKDLKIFSLHHADRIYPIVSAASIIAKVERDLEIEKLKLKYGDFGSGYPSDPRTREFLIKWVEKYNAFPDDSRKSWKVWKKLTNKTLDLYTDFKKNFIQYSSKDTS, encoded by the coding sequence ATGATCGTAGCAGGAGTGGATGATGCGGGTAGAGGTTCGGTGATGGGGCCATTGGTCATAGCTGGTGTAAGTATCGAAGAGAGCCGATTGAATGGACTTATCGATCTGGGTGTTAAGGATTCAAAACTCCTATCTCCGAGTAAAAGAATGAAATTATATCAACTTATTCGTAACATAGCCCATAAAATCTCTTATTTAAAGATCCCACCGAATGAAATAGATAGATACGTCATTTTAGGAAGGAAGTTTAAAAAACTCAATTATTTGGAAGCTATTTCTATGGCAAAGGTTATCGATGAGTTAGGTTGTGATGTAGTCTACGTTGATGCTTCAGATGTCGATGTGAATCGATTTAAAGAGCAGATATCATCGATGCTGAAGAAGGATTTGAAGATCTTTTCATTACACCATGCAGATAGAATCTATCCGATCGTATCGGCTGCATCCATCATCGCCAAGGTAGAGAGAGATCTAGAGATTGAGAAGTTAAAATTGAAGTATGGAGATTTTGGTAGTGGTTATCCTTCTGATCCACGCACACGAGAATTCCTTATAAAATGGGTGGAAAAGTATAATGCATTCCCAGACGATAGTCGAAAGTCTTGGAAGGTATGGAAGAAGCTTACAAATAAGACGCTCGACCTATATACAGATTTTAAAAAGAACTTCATTCAATACTCATCAAAGGATACCTCTTAA